The DNA window ctgatcagccacaaaattATGACCAACTGTACACTCTTACAAGGTCataatttctaattttttaCGTTGAAACAGTCAAAAAAggggataattctactatgtgtttattatatagGTCAGAGtgttagtcttttttttttttttgtcctttcggcttatcccatgagttcagggtcgctggAATGCATTATTAGAGAGacggttctaatgttttggccatttattttaaataggggtGCAAATGTGTCTGGACATGGCCAGGTCTTGTTGTAACCAGCTCACACACAACCATTGCTTTGTGCCTCTCATATTTAAATTCTGTAGCTGGAATCAAGGCTTAAACTAGCTCCTCTTAACATTGCAGCCAGGGGACTTGAAATAAAGAAAGACCAGTTCACCTGGGGCTTCTAAAAGCAGTCCAACCAGCAAGCACCAAAACAAAGCTAGGTAAAGTCTCAGGTGCCATACTTTGGGGATGTTTTTTTAGCCGAGAGTGTTTTCAGTGAAACTCAGCCCAACCTGTCAGTGAGAGACTTCCTCATACCATAGCAACAAGGAAACGTCAAACCCACATGCAAACCTTACCAAAAATGATGTGTGACGTTTGATGCTTAAAGATTAGAACTAAATTGCAGAGGCTACACTGACGTTAATGGTAATCAGCAACTTTCACTGAACAAACATGAGATGAGTAGTTACATTTAGAGTGACACAAGGAGGGAGCAGGAAGTGTCTGCAATAACAGTGATAACATGTTATAGAGGGTAGTTTTACACAGTTGTCAGTAAAAAGTGTGCCTTGGCATTTTGTCTTGCTCTTAGAAAACCACTGCTCGGAATCAATTTGGTGAATTAAAAAGAACAAGTAATGGTTTTGTACTGTTCCATGGATTCTCCTATCATTCTGTATCTAGCTATCAGTAACCCCTGCATCCCACACGGACACAACCAttactgagtgtgtgtatgttgctgCTTGGTGTCAGTATAAAGATATGTCCTGTGCACTAAATCACCTGCAGCGTGTTGATCGCTCTCTTTAACTCAATCAAGCAATCAATACTCTAATCTCTGTATGTTAAAAAATGACACACAGGTTCTTAAACAAATCCTTGTGCTGGTATTTCTTCATTGTGATGTATTTAATGTTCAGCAATGTTATAATGTATTTGGAGGTATGTCCTGTAAAAATAATTCATctgaagtattttattttgaaaggagtTGAATGAATGAGTCAACTCATTGAATTAAGTTGAAAAATTAAACTAGCATATTATTTGACTTCTAagagtttaaagaaaatatttgtggtGAAATCTTACTGTCTGTTGTTAAATGAAATCATGGTTGtgtaaaaagacttttttttatcaatgaTGGGAGCAGCTTCACATAATAAATTTACTCTAGTACAATGTAGTTTATCATAGTAGCTGTTAAATTTGTGTACTGTGAACAACCCAGAATGACCTggtttttctgcattaattgCCCATAAATGTTATTGAGTCAAAAGTATagacaaacacaatgacactaataacacacaaaggtaatttatttttaaatgtacctgaaggaaagaaaaaaacacactcctCAAACATCTCTACTCTGAAGTAAAGTTGCAGCAATCGTGGGCAGGCTTCACAGCACAGTGGCATTTGATATTTAGGTCTCCCCAGTGTTAAGCAATCCATGAGTCCACAGAGTCTAGGACAAGGTCTCCCCATTTGCCAAACAGCAGCTGCTCAGTCATTTATTGATCTCCGGAACATGAAAACAGCTCATAGACGTCAAAGTTTCCCAAGTGACCAACATCAGCAGAAGTCAGACAATGAAGGTAAGTTTGTACTTAAGTTTTTAGtagcagttttaaaatattgtcaCGTTTCAATCggtttgaaattaaatgtgtcaGTGTTGCTCTACTTTGTCTGTAGCACTTTAAAAATAGAGTAAAGTTGTTCATGTAAACTCGTCAGAATTGTTGTGGTCATAGCACTAACTAGCTTGCTGACGGTGAAGAGCATGTTACCACTATAGTTTAAGCAAAAGGACCAGCGGGTCCCTCAGCAATGTCtgactttttaatttgtgtacAAGTAGAGAAGATTCAAACAGTTCCAGATACTGTCTATTTGATGGATCCACTGTGAGGCATCAAAGTGCACAGTGTTCCCAGTGGTTTTAATAACAACATGACAACTTGTCTCCTGTTCCAGCCAGTAtctgtcctcctcctcgtccttgCTCCAGTGTTGAGCAGCTGTCTGCTCGTCCTCCCTCAGGACTGCTCTGAGCTCTATAACCAGGATAAAAGCCGACCCAGTGGAGTCTACACCATCTATCCCATTGGACCCACGTCCGCGGCCCAGGTACGCTTCTTCTGGGACATAGACTGAGCTTAAACTTACCCATGTTATTAAAAACAGAGATCATctttaacaaaaacagtaaaaagttcTGCCTGATGCTTCTTTTACCACAGGTACAAATAGCTGTAGTTGTGGTTCTACCAGTGTGTGGACAGGtttaatttttgtgtgtttgtgtgcaggtgtTCTGTGACATGAGCTCAGAAGGAGGACAGTGGACGGTGAGTATGCCATCGTCTGGAATCACGACTTGTCAAATGTCTTGTGTATTTAGCTAGATAACACCCCTCCACCCTGTCCTCCCCCAGGTGTTACAGAGGAGAATGGATGGCTCAGTGAATTTCTACAGACCCTGGGATCAGTACAGGATGGGCTTTGGTAACGCTGAAGGAGAGTACTGGCTCGGTGAGCAATGAATCTCTGTGTTCAGAAAGTAGAAACATAGAGTAGAGATGTGATCAACAAAGTTGAACCAGCACAGCTCCTGGTTCTGGTGCACTGAACATTCCACTTCTGTTTCAGGCTCATATACCTGTTCCATAAcagtacatttctttttttttttatcattgttgGGAAAGTGTCACCTTGGGAAACATTAGATCTGTAGTCATTATTGGTAACAGTATTCAGCACATAGTGTTTGATCTATCAATCAATCCCTGTGGGATGTCATGGGCCAGTCTTTAGTGTTCCCGTCCAAAATGTCGGCTTTAAGGACAACCTTTCTTTGTTGCACTGTTTTAATGACGTTTTAAATTTCAAAGTCACTTAGAATTCGCCATGGAATAGTTGAATAATTGCAGATCTAGCAAGATCTGCCAGATATATTCTTaagtttatttataaaacaaataaaccaagaaaaacaaaaccatagtcttacaaaaaataaagtttcttcctcttttgtcttttcaaatTATTTGGTCAAGACACGATTCCCCCAAATGCTCTAAATCACTAACAGTGTTCAGTGGTCTGAAATCGGCAACAGTCTCCAACACTCTCCATGgttcttcatttaaaatgagtCAGCCAGTGATCTTTCTagtaagttttagtttttatgaagGGGGGCTACAGCACAGATGTACAAGCTGATCCAGGCAGCAGACTGAGACACTAAACAGGAGTACATTCATTCATTGGTGTTGGGATTGTTAAAATACGATTGGTTTAGGAAATTAGCAAAAGTCCCATCTGGTGTTAGGAAATGGTATGTTGAGTGGTGCATCTCTGGAAAATATCATATTTTACTAGAACAGAAGAGGCATGTAATGAATGACTTTTTGATCTTGGCACTACTGCTTGACCACATATTGAAGCATAATGTTCTGATGTGTGTTCAGGTCTTGAGAATCTCTTCTACATGACTCAGAGGAAAAAGTATGAGCTTCTGGTCGACATGGATGACTTCAGCGGAAACAAAACCTTCGCTCGTTACTCCCTGTTCTTCATCGACTCTGAGTTTGACGGGTACAAACTGCATGTGACTGGATTCACTGATGGAGGAGCAGGTCAGTGTTTacacagaagaggaaaaaacaaaactcttgtGCTATGACACTTTGTTTATTGGTGGGATTGTTGTCATCATGTTATTCTCAggctaaaaataatttattatttattattcctCCAACATGTTTTTGGCAGCTTTCTAGTTTCACACCATTTCATCATAGAAACATCATTCAAAATACCCCAGATTCAGCTCGATGAGCACACGGACAGGGGTTTTTAACATCATCTGtgatatttaatatgttgttaGGAATTTTcccctttaaaacaaaaacataatgttcaaacacatttttacaacatttcGTGCATCTTTCAATTACTGATTCATATTTTCAGAAACAATTTCATAGAAACCTCATTCAGTGTTTAAATAAGGTACCTTTATTACttgtatttaacttttaaatctcATTTGTACTTTTCAAAATTAAGTTTGGTAAAAAAAGGTAGAAGTAGGGAGATGTAGAATATATTAATCTCTGTGGAACAGAATAAGCAGACGCAGAGTGGAGAGAAACAGTTCAACCTTCATAAACATTTCTCTTTAACTGTCCTCATAACCACCATCTAATCAATTCCACGGATGAACTGATTAGGTTTTGATGGTCAAAGGTTGAAGGTTAAAGTCCCTGTGAACTCATGTCAAATTGCTGTCAATGTTATATCTCTGAAATGAGGAAATTTATTGCATGTGACAGACAGAGCACATGGAGGGACATGGGGTGGAGGAAATGTGTCAGGTGACAGAAACAGGTAGTTTGATTCCGATTTGGCTGCTTATGAACATGGTCAGTAGCTGCAGCAGTAACAGTACCACCTACAGTAGACCACTTTAAAACACTTCCATTGCTGCAGTGAGTGAGTCAGAATCTGACTCATCTTAGCACAGTGgagataatgttttaaattcagcGTGATAGTTCCTGATTGTGTCATAATTTCTGACGTCCATCCCAAATAAAGATTCATTAATCGGCTTGGAAACTACAGGAAGTGCAGAGGTTACCTGAGAAGAGTTGGTTTTCTTTTGTATCACATCAATATAGTGATACATAAACTGCAATCGGGAAACTCCACGTCTTTTCCCATGATGTAAACACATGTGGTTAAAAATACCTACAGTCTTTGATTGGATTGGTCACCACAGTCCTCTCCTGCTCTGTGGAGTTGTATTGTTTCCTATTTGTCACAGCCCAGTGTTTTTACGGGTCCTCTGAGAACCATCAGTTCACATGGTGATCGTGGTGAGCAGTAACAGTGCTGTGTTTCTGTAGGAGACTCCCTGAAGAGTCACAATGGACAAAAGTTCTCCACCTTTGACAAAGACCAGGACGcctcagagatcagctgtgccAAAAAATACCTGGGGGCCTTCTGGTATGCTGCCTGTCATCACACTAACCCCAACGGGGTTTATCGTTGGGGGGCTGACAGCACTCTCTTTGCTGTGGGAGTGGCTTGGTACCACTGGCAGGGCTATGACTACTCTCTGAAGAGCATCAGCATGAAGATCCGTCCTGTGCAGTGAATCTCCAGGACAAACATACAACAGCAGTGATGTCTCGAAGGAGCTGCCCACTACAAGcacaggtcagactgtggttgtagtgggcagcttccaggtgtgaatgtgtgcgaCGCTCAGTTAAACGACCCTGAATAAATCAAGGTTAGAGTAAAAAATACACATAGTGACACGGGTGCTAATAACATGTTCAATGTTTTGTaacaaagaaggaagaaaatatttcaaacagaacattttaaagtttaaattaaaaacaaagaacacgTCAGCATGTGACATGAACGGGAAAAGTTCACTGTAACATTTCCAGCCTAAATAAACCAGAAgctgaacacaaactgtgtctaatGTTTGGAGGCTGGTCACTTTCCTTTaccccacatttatttacatcttttttaCGTTGCCTGTGATTTACAGAGACCACGGTATCCACATGTAGTCAACTCTCTGTCTCTAAGAAGCTTTctatctttcttctctttctgagTCTACATTAGCACAACACTGTCACACCCAGATTCCCAACCCAATGTCCCAAAGTCTCTGAGACAGAAAAGTGACTGTTAAAGTTTCTTTAAGCTTCATCTCTTTCAAACATAGACAAATGGGAGTTCTTCATcttatttcacatattttaatgataaaaagAGGTGAATgttctttaatttacatttgtttcacaGACCAACCTGAGATTCAAAGTGTTCCTCATGCAGCCACATatagagagaaaaacatttttgacgTTTGGACTTTTCTAGTTCAACAGGAAACAGTAACGCTAAAAGATTtgaacacaattttttttgaaCAGCAGCAGTAACACACTAAGTCTTCCAAGAAGAAGGAAAGTTACTTATTAAGTTACTTATTATACTTATTAAGAGACGCACAACCACCgcaaaaaatatttcagcaatTTTTGCTTATTAGCAGCAACAAGTAATAAGTTAGTTAAGACGGATGCAAAATAAAGCTTTAGTCTCTTGACTGAGCTGAATTTAGGACTTTACACTTACATTAACAATTACAAATTAATACTTAACCAAATCAAGCTTAAAATAAGACAGAATCTCAGCTCATTAGATATGATTTTAAGGATTTATAATTTTGGTTAAATTTtgcttaaatatgaaaatagttctaaatatattttttttttacgcttTAGAAATAATACGTAACCTCTTTTCAATCTCAGTATAGTCAGGGTTGACCCATAGTAACCCCACAGCACAGCACATTCACTTAATTTGTGTCTAAACAAACCCACCGCTCCCTTCATTCAGAATTATTTAACCACATTCTCCAGTCTCCAACCAGAGTTTAATGTTGGaacttctttttttatatatgagtGTTTTACGTGGCCCTTTTGGTATTTTACCAATGTGCTGTTGAACAGGGTTGATCGGTGGCCTGTGCAGGTTTGTGATCAAACCTAATTTGCTGATGAAGCTCAAGTAATATGGTTAAAAGCAGTTATACTGCAGTGACCTTGGTGTAATAGACTGTTTTTTGTAACATTGAAGTGTGGCTCAAACGCTAAACACCAGTTTGATTGTATTTATTGAGACTTTATTACCTACAAAATTACTTTTATCTGTAAGCACTGATCAGAATCTACTTGTCCATATTGTGCAGACCTTTGGAGCATAGACCTGCAGGCTCTCTTCTCTGCACTGGTTATCAGTCTGATAACAGCTGAATCTGAGCTGTAAAACACACCTGAGATCT is part of the Channa argus isolate prfri chromosome 20, Channa argus male v1.0, whole genome shotgun sequence genome and encodes:
- the LOC137105468 gene encoding microfibril-associated glycoprotein 4-like; the encoded protein is MKPVSVLLLVLAPVLSSCLLVLPQDCSELYNQDKSRPSGVYTIYPIGPTSAAQVFCDMSSEGGQWTVLQRRMDGSVNFYRPWDQYRMGFGNAEGEYWLGLENLFYMTQRKKYELLVDMDDFSGNKTFARYSLFFIDSEFDGYKLHVTGFTDGGAGDSLKSHNGQKFSTFDKDQDASEISCAKKYLGAFWYAACHHTNPNGVYRWGADSTLFAVGVAWYHWQGYDYSLKSISMKIRPVQ